A region from the Melioribacter roseus P3M-2 genome encodes:
- the tgt gene encoding tRNA guanosine(34) transglycosylase Tgt: MDFKLEKRDTRSKARAGRIITEHGEIKTPIFMPVGTQGTVKAVSQRILKDEIKAQIILSNTYHLYLRPGTDILEQAGGLHKFMSWDLPILTDSGGFQVYSLTELRKLKSDGVEFRSHLDGSIHYFTPQKVIEIQRSIGSDIIMPLDECTPYPCEYDYAKKSTELTSKWAILNKEAFESTKPLYGHSQALFGIIQGSVYKDLREISAKDLLKLDFDGYAIGGLAVGEPPEVMYDLVDFTTDFMPENKPRYLMGVGRPENILEAIERGVDMFDCVMPTRNARNAYLFTSKGVVSMRNAAYKDDFSPLDPECDCYTCKNFSKSYLRHLFNAKEILALELSSIHNLTFYLNLVKTAREKILDGSFVEWKNGIVEVLSTNVQLNKEY; the protein is encoded by the coding sequence ATGGATTTTAAGTTAGAAAAAAGAGATACTCGTTCAAAAGCCCGAGCCGGAAGAATTATTACGGAGCACGGCGAAATTAAAACCCCTATTTTTATGCCGGTGGGCACGCAGGGGACTGTTAAGGCCGTTTCTCAAAGAATTTTGAAAGACGAAATTAAAGCGCAGATAATTCTGTCGAATACGTATCATTTGTATTTGCGTCCGGGAACTGATATCCTGGAGCAAGCGGGAGGATTGCATAAATTCATGTCGTGGGATCTGCCTATACTTACCGACAGCGGAGGATTTCAGGTCTATAGTTTGACGGAATTGAGAAAACTGAAAAGCGACGGCGTGGAATTCAGATCTCATCTCGACGGATCGATACACTATTTTACTCCTCAAAAAGTGATCGAAATCCAGAGAAGCATCGGTTCGGATATAATTATGCCGCTCGATGAATGCACCCCATACCCGTGCGAATACGATTATGCGAAAAAATCGACCGAATTGACAAGTAAATGGGCTATCCTTAATAAAGAGGCTTTCGAATCGACCAAACCTTTGTACGGCCATTCGCAGGCTCTCTTTGGCATTATTCAGGGAAGCGTATATAAGGATTTGCGAGAAATCTCGGCTAAGGATCTGCTCAAACTCGATTTCGACGGTTATGCAATCGGAGGACTTGCTGTGGGCGAGCCTCCCGAAGTAATGTACGACCTTGTCGATTTCACGACAGATTTTATGCCGGAGAACAAACCGAGATATCTGATGGGCGTAGGACGTCCTGAAAATATTCTCGAGGCAATCGAACGAGGCGTGGACATGTTCGACTGTGTGATGCCCACTCGAAACGCCAGAAATGCGTATCTTTTTACGTCGAAAGGCGTCGTATCGATGAGAAATGCCGCTTACAAAGACGACTTCTCGCCGCTCGATCCGGAATGCGATTGTTATACGTGCAAAAATTTCAGCAAGTCGTATCTCAGGCATTTATTTAATGCAAAAGAAATATTAGCTTTGGAATTGTCTTCTATTCATAATTTGACTTTTTACCTTAACCTGGTCAAAACAGCCAGGGAAAAGATACTTGACGGAAGTTTTGTTGAATGGAAAAACGGAATCGTTGAAGTTTTATCAACAAATGTACAATTAAATAAGGAGTATTAA
- the yajC gene encoding preprotein translocase subunit YajC has translation MDLLLAMAPPPNGQGGSGGLISTLIMFGAIFAIFYFMIIRPQQKRAKEREKLLSSVQKGDKVILSSGLYGTVAGLDEKTVLIDVGNNVKMKFERSAIATILRDDK, from the coding sequence ATGGATTTATTATTAGCAATGGCTCCGCCTCCGAACGGACAGGGCGGTTCAGGCGGATTGATCAGCACTTTGATTATGTTCGGCGCAATTTTTGCCATCTTCTATTTCATGATTATTCGTCCGCAACAAAAAAGAGCTAAAGAACGCGAAAAATTACTCTCTTCTGTTCAAAAAGGCGACAAAGTGATTCTCAGCAGCGGGCTCTACGGTACGGTTGCCGGACTGGACGAAAAAACTGTTCTGATCGACGTAGGCAATAATGTTAAAATGAAATTCGAACGATCGGCTATCGCCACAATTTTGCGAGACGACAAATAA